The Nycticebus coucang isolate mNycCou1 chromosome 2, mNycCou1.pri, whole genome shotgun sequence genome includes a window with the following:
- the LOC128566827 gene encoding apolipoprotein F-like: MMQTVLLLCFVLLSLVTAFPRNTQHGTLNFQPSFTETERPSNMLSSQMSLPDPRICQHLLHTAPSLTPLPKYLSTLSLRVVLEDIGCPIEAHILQLQLIRLGGKDTTETLIHESQKLNEEEGIGHANTVLRDLGGSPGDHRRVQRAVTLSEACTSRHGWVLYEIAMLMVEFAEKLPSTELVTEFKTSAINVTQKCTDESWVHLEEVGKRLMKSPELKNLTMPIEDQIYFVMRIGAILKHIILDLIQHYFQAYFG, translated from the coding sequence ATGATGCAGACTGTGCTGCTCCTTTGCTTTGTCCTGCTGTCCCTGGTGACTGCCTTTCCAAGAAATACCCAGCATGGGACCCTGAACTTCCAGCCATCTTTCACAGAGACTGAGCGTCCATCAAACATGCTCTCCAGCCAGATGTCCCTCCCAGATCCCAGGATCTGCCAGCATCTCTTGCACACAGCCCCCTCCTTAACCCCTCTGCCCAAATACCTGTCCACCTTATCTCTAAGAGTGGTCCTGGAGGACATTGGGTGCCCAATTGAGGCTCATATTCTGCAGCTTCAGCTCATTAGGTTGGGAGGAAAGGACACCACTGAAACCCTCATCCACGAGAGTCAAAAACTCAATGAGGAGGAAGGGATTGGCCATGCCAACACAGTTCTGAGGGATCTGGGGGGATCCCCAGGGGATCATAGGCGGGTCCAGCGTGCAGTTACCCTTTCTGAAGCATGTACCTCTAGGCATGGGTGGGTGTTGTATGAGATAGCAATGCTGATGGTTGAATTTGCTGAGAAGCTCCCTTCCACTGAGCTGGTAACAGAGTTCAAGACTTCTGCCATCAATGTCACCCAGAAGTGCACAGATGAGTCTTGGGTGCATTTGGAAGAAGTTGGCAAACGACTGATGAAAAGTCCCGAACTTAAGAACCTTACAATGCCTATAGAAGATCAGATTTACTTTGTCATGCGAATCGGGGCCATTCTGAAACATATTATACTGGATTTGATACAGCATTATTTCCAGGCCTATTTCGGATAG